DNA sequence from the Fuscovulum ytuae genome:
CGGTTCTGAACGTGCGGGGGACGGTGGTGCCGCTTGCGAACCTGAAGCAGGTGCTGCGTATCCCCGAAGTGGAAGCGGATGACCGCCGCCGCATCCTTGTTCTGGATGTGACCATTGCGGGCGAGGCAGCGGTTGTCGCGATCGAGGCCGATGCCGTGCATGAGGTGGCCACTATCGAAACCGCGATCATCGAGGCGGTTCCCGCGACGGCCAGCGCATGGCCGCCGGAATATTTGACCGGTCTGTACCGTGGCGGCGAGGGTTTCGTTCTGATGCCCGACCTTGACCACATTTTATCTGTGTTGGCCCAGAGGCCAATTGTTTAACGCCTGGAAAGGGCCTGTGATGAGACTGACGATCAAAACCAAACTGGCTGCGACCTTTGTCCTTGTCTTCGCGCTATGGGGCGTGTCGACGGGGCTTTCGGTGACCTATCTGAGCGCGGCCAATCATCGCTATGCCGAGACGGTGCAGCGCGACATCGTCCGGTTGCTGGAGATCGAGGATCTGGTGACCGAAAAGCTGTTGGTGCGCCAGAATGTCGGATTGGTTCTGATCGGGCTGCCGAATGCGCCCGCCGATCACATCCCGAACCTTGTGGAAAAGGTGAAGGCCGGGGCGGCCCGTGTGGATGAGCTGATTGCCGATCTGCGGTCGCAGACGACGGACCCCGCCATCCTTGACAAGATCACGCAATTCGACGCCATCCATCAGGAAGCGTTCAAGCTGCAGGTGCGGATTATCGATGCCGAGCTTGCCGGGAATGGCGATCAGGCGAACACGCTGTATCACACGGTGGGCGGTGAGGTCGCGGACCAGATCACGACGGCGTTGGGCGAATTGCGCACCATGGTGCAGGTCATCGCGCATGAGAACGAGGCGCTGACAAATGCGGAATACTCCTCGGCCAAGTTGATGATGCTCTCGCTGTTCGCGGTATCTGCGGCGGTGACGGCGGCGGCGGCCTTCTGGATCATGGCGGGTCTGTCGCGCGGCTTGAAGCAATCCGTCGCCTTGGCCACGTCGATCGCCGAGGGTGATCTGGCGGTGGCGACAGAGGCACGCACGAATGACGAAATCGCCGATCTACTGAAGGCGCAGGCGGTCATGGTGGTGAAGCTGCGCGAAATCGTGGCCAGTGTGAACCAATCGGCGCGCAATGTGGCGTCGGGGTCCACGCAGATGGCATCGACCTCTGAGGAAATGAGCAAAGGCGCGACGGAGCAGGCATCGTCCACCGAAGAGGCCTCGGCCGCGGTTGAGCAGATGGCGGCGAACATCAAGCAGAGCGCCGAGAATGCGCAGATAACCGAGAAGATCGCGGCGAAATCGGCCGAAGATGCACGTGCCAGCGGCAAGGCTGTGGCCGATGCAGTCGAGGCGATGCAGACAATCGCGGACCGGATCATGATCGTGCAGGAAATCGCGCGGCAGACCGATCTTCTGGCGCTCAATGCGGCGGTCGAGGCGGCGCGGGCGGGCGAACATGGGCGCGGCTTTGCCGTGGTGGCCGCAGAGGTGCGCAAATTGGCAGAACGCAGCCAGACGGCAGCGGCAGAAATCTCCTCCTTGTCAGCATCGACGGTGCGGACGGCGGCCAGCGCGGGCGAAATGCTGCAAGGGCTGGTGCCGGATATCGAAAAGACCTCGGCCCTTGTGACGGAGATCAGCGTGGCGTCGCGCGAATTGGCGACGGGTTCGGCGCAGATCAGCCTGTCGATCCAGCAGTTGGACAAGGTCACGCAAGAAAACACCGCGGCCGCAGAAGAGCTGTCGGCCAGCGCCACTGAACTGGCGAGCCAGGCTGAAATGTTGTCCGAGGCAATGGCGTTTTTCCGCACGGGTCCAGAGGCGCAGTCGGTGAAGGTGGTGGTGAAAGCCGCGCCTGCCGAGATGCGGCCCGTGACGCGGGCGAAGGCTGCACCGAAGGTCGAAGGCGGGTTCGACTTCGATCTGGGTGGGGAGTCGGATGACGAATTGGACGCGCGATTCAAGCGCCGCGATGCGGCCTGAGGAGGGACGATGACCGAGAATGCAACTGTCGTGACATTTGTGGCGGATGAAGCGTTGTATGCGGTGCCAGTCGAAAGGGTGCAGGAAATCCTTGACCTGCGCCCGATTGCCCCGCTGCCCAGTACGCCGTCGCATTTGCTGGGGGTGATCGACCTGCGCGGTGCGAATGTGCCGGTGGTGGACCTCCGCCGCCTGCTGGGGCGCCCCGATACCGAGGATACGGCGCAGAGCCGTATCCTTGTGGTGCAGGTGGGCCATGAAGGCGCGCAAATCGTGCTGGGGATCAAGACCGACCGGGTGATCGAAGTGACGGCGCTGGATGAGCCAGAGCTCAAGCCCTTGGCCGAGGCAGAGCTTCTGCGTTGGACGGGCAGTGCCGTGGCGGGCATCGCGCGCTGCCGGGGCGCGGTGGTGAGTGTGCTGGACCTCGACCGGTTGTTCGCGCGGCCCGACATCATGGCGGCTGCCGAGGCAGGACCGTTCGATCTGGCCGATGCCGCCGCCTGACAGGGTGCGGGTGCAGGGTTGGCCGCCCCGCGACAGGGGCGGTCGAGAGGCAGAAGAGAATGGCGCGATGCTGAGTGAAAATGTCCAACAGGCCAGCGACCGGTTCCGCGACCTGATCCGGTCGATCACCGGGATCAGTCTGCCGCCGCATAAGGTGCAGATGATCGATCAGAGGTTGCGGCGGCGGGTGATGGCCTTTGGCCTGCCGGATACGGAAACCTATTTGGCGCAGCTCATGGCCGGGGCCTTGCCGAAGGATGAGCTGGGACAGGTGATTGACCTAATCACCACAAACACTACGAGCTTTTTCCGCGAGGCGGAGCATTTCACTTTTCTGATCGATGTGGTGCTGGCCGAGAAGATGGCACAGGTTCGCCACGGGATGCCGGCACGGTTCAAGCTGTGGTCGGCGGCGGCTTCGGAAGGGGCCGAGGCCTATACGGCAGCGATGGTTCTGGAAGAGGCGCGTCGCGCGGGGAAGGGGTGCGATTGGGCGATCCTTGGCACCGATCTGAGCCAGCGGATGGTCGATCGCGCGCAGGCCGCGATCTACGCGAATGACCAGCTTTCGACGGTGCCCGCGGCTTTGCAGCGGCGGTATTTCCTGACCTCGGACGACCCCAGCGTCGCGGGAAAGTCGCGCGTGGTGCCGGAGTTGCGCCGGAACGTGCGCTTCCGCCATCTGAACCTGATGGATCACCGCTATCCCGTCGACCGGGATGTGGACGTGGTGATGTTGCGCAACGTGCTGATCTATTTCGA
Encoded proteins:
- a CDS encoding chemotaxis protein CheW, producing MTIHHLKEDRSLTVVTLSLGKQVLAIPAVRLREILDPMPVTRVPGAGPLVPAVLNVRGTVVPLANLKQVLRIPEVEADDRRRILVLDVTIAGEAAVVAIEADAVHEVATIETAIIEAVPATASAWPPEYLTGLYRGGEGFVLMPDLDHILSVLAQRPIV
- a CDS encoding chemotaxis protein CheW — translated: MTENATVVTFVADEALYAVPVERVQEILDLRPIAPLPSTPSHLLGVIDLRGANVPVVDLRRLLGRPDTEDTAQSRILVVQVGHEGAQIVLGIKTDRVIEVTALDEPELKPLAEAELLRWTGSAVAGIARCRGAVVSVLDLDRLFARPDIMAAAEAGPFDLADAAA
- a CDS encoding CheR family methyltransferase, yielding MPPPDRVRVQGWPPRDRGGREAEENGAMLSENVQQASDRFRDLIRSITGISLPPHKVQMIDQRLRRRVMAFGLPDTETYLAQLMAGALPKDELGQVIDLITTNTTSFFREAEHFTFLIDVVLAEKMAQVRHGMPARFKLWSAAASEGAEAYTAAMVLEEARRAGKGCDWAILGTDLSQRMVDRAQAAIYANDQLSTVPAALQRRYFLTSDDPSVAGKSRVVPELRRNVRFRHLNLMDHRYPVDRDVDVVMLRNVLIYFDQTDKEQVVDRLAGHLLSGGYLIVGHAESMVVRHPALRQVRPTIFRKV
- a CDS encoding methyl-accepting chemotaxis protein, whose amino-acid sequence is MRLTIKTKLAATFVLVFALWGVSTGLSVTYLSAANHRYAETVQRDIVRLLEIEDLVTEKLLVRQNVGLVLIGLPNAPADHIPNLVEKVKAGAARVDELIADLRSQTTDPAILDKITQFDAIHQEAFKLQVRIIDAELAGNGDQANTLYHTVGGEVADQITTALGELRTMVQVIAHENEALTNAEYSSAKLMMLSLFAVSAAVTAAAAFWIMAGLSRGLKQSVALATSIAEGDLAVATEARTNDEIADLLKAQAVMVVKLREIVASVNQSARNVASGSTQMASTSEEMSKGATEQASSTEEASAAVEQMAANIKQSAENAQITEKIAAKSAEDARASGKAVADAVEAMQTIADRIMIVQEIARQTDLLALNAAVEAARAGEHGRGFAVVAAEVRKLAERSQTAAAEISSLSASTVRTAASAGEMLQGLVPDIEKTSALVTEISVASRELATGSAQISLSIQQLDKVTQENTAAAEELSASATELASQAEMLSEAMAFFRTGPEAQSVKVVVKAAPAEMRPVTRAKAAPKVEGGFDFDLGGESDDELDARFKRRDAA